ATTCAAAGGAGATATAATAAACTTAAAATCATTCCCGATTGAAAGAAAGCAACTGGAAAATCTGACCGAAGGTAAAGGAGCGTTTGACTTCGACAGTCCTCTCGGTGGCGAGTGTACCCAGCCAAATTCCCAATGCAGCAAACAAAACTGGCATGATGACTTGAAAGAATACCGCCATCGGGTCGCGAGCCATGTTCATACCGCGAATTTTCAAAAGGGCTCGAAGGGTCTGGCCTTTATGAGACTCCCGGATCGGTACGTCCAAATTGTTAAGAAGCTCCCAAGTggaattgggattatcttcaTTAGTTTCTTGTTCATTTGTGTTGACTTCAGGAATTGAATCAGACGACAGCGATCTCCTATatgcaaaaacaaaattggaatTTGTTCTTTGGCAAGTCTTtcggtaattttaaatttacttaGTTTTAACATTATTGCTTTTCTTAGCCGCTGTTTTTGTCGCTAATTCTTCGGCCTGTTCGGCCAACTCGGCCTCCTCTCCAAGTTTCAAGAACacctaaaataataaaaatatacataTTGAGGAAACAATCGCCACAGCTTATAATTAGCAAAGTATACCTCTTCTAATGTGGTCATGGACTAAAAAGTTTAACTTTAAAGGTTAACTTTtattaactttaattttatCAACAGAACTACTAACTTACTACACCATACGAATTAAATCCCATTACACTCGCTTCACCGCCATTGACGAGGGATTCCAGTTTCGAGAAGAGTGGTGGGAAGGAGGAGACGTGTTGGCGAGGTAGAACGTAACTCAACTCGCGCCCGTAATGGCGGTTCAGTTTGGCAGATGCGACAAAGCTCTCCACTACTTTTCGGATAGCTTCTGTGTCACGGAATGACTCGTTCAGAACGAATCTGTACCATATAGAGCAGAACAAATCCAGTCAGCAGCTCATACGAAAACACGCTTTCTACTCTTTCACTTACGTAAGATGATAACCGAGACCGAATCTGTTCTTCAGAAAGAGAGAGGATCCCATGCAACGCAACTTCCCTTTGCTGACAATAGCCTTGCGATCGGCTAGCAAATCAGCTTCATCcatgaaatgtgtcgtaagaAGAATAACCTGTTGTTGAGTTGAGGTTTCACCAACATTATATCAGCTGCACTAgggattgaatttgtttttaaaaagataccTTGTTAGCTTTCCGCTTTTGGAGGAGTGTCCACAGGTGACGCCGGGAATAAGGATCGACGCCAGCTGTGGGTTCGTCTAAAAATACAAtctataacaaaagaaaacaaatcaaagttaTTCCTGCGTCCGTCGGCCATCTCTACCTACACGTGTGGCTCACCTTAGGATCTCCAATCAAAGCGATCCCGATagaaagttttcttttctgaccaCCACTGAGCTTGCCGGCTAGAGTATTAGCTTTGGAGGTTAAATCAATGTCTTTCATGACCTTTTCCACTTCATCATTCACCAAGTCTTCTCTGACTCCCTATTGAAGTAAACAACGTATTGATTTTGTTGTCTACAATCGAGCAGGATTCTTATTTGTCTTACTCGAATTTTGGCATAGAAAGCTAAATGCTCTCCTGGTGTTAGTAAATCAAAAAGGACGTCATGTTGTGGACAAACTCCCGTCATACGACGGATCTCTTCCAGTTGGTTGGAGTCACTGGTGAATTAATATTCCCAGCACTAAGATCAGTCACGCGCAAAGTGGGTCGTTAACTAGGATCACTTACCTCAGATCATATCCGTATAGGTATGCAGATCCTTTGGAAGGTGCAGTCATGCCAGTAAGCATATTGAAAAGCGTAGTTTTTCCGGCGCCGTTGTGTCCCAAAATGGCTGTAATTTGTCCTTCGTAGACATCcaaattcaaacctgatcaatTTTAACATATAGTTATTGACTGGTTATAAAAGTTATTCTTTGAATGACAGAAAGCGTACCGTTTACAGCCGTTAAATTAGGTCTACCAAACGGTTTAAAAGTTTTGGTGAGACCACGAATTTTCAAAGCCTCTTTGCCAATAAGTGACTCTGGTATCGCCTCAATGTCTtcctatgaaaaaaaaaaattgtagtgggttttcttcatatttaaataatacaaGTTTTTTAATTACGTTAGCGGCAGAGTCCTTGTATCCGCTAAAACCATTGTTGATTTGCCCATCTAGGTTTATTGTCTTTGGCGATTTTCGCCAAAACGACGGgagcaaaaagaaatatgggGCTCGTTTGGCACCATATTCGCCTAACACCAAAAGGATTATCCAACTGATAGTCAAGATGGTAACGAATTCAAACCTTACTTGGTAAAACGTTGTCTAAATAATACGCcaggaaaaagtaaaagacgaTGTCGAAACTAAGCATGATATACGAGCCAGCAAGAGGGAGTCCCGGTCCAGCCCACAAAGTATCCACGGTGACGCCAGTCGGTGTTGTAATCTCCAATAATAAAGCCTAGATAGTCAAAATTTATTAACGTTTTGCATGCTTATTTGCGTTTCAGCTTCGACATAAATAATTTCTAAACATTTTATTACTTTATCCATTCCTAGCGCAAATCCAGTTGGGGAGATTAATGCTAAGAACCAATAAAGCCACTTGGGTGTGGCGTCTCCCGTAGCGACTTGGATatagtaaaacaaatttaggAAAGAAACCGCCATGGCTCCAAAGATTCCAGCGACCTGTTCAAAACAATAATTACCTGTTTTCTTTaacgaaaaagaattaaactTTTTACTCTAGCTTTGTCGAAAAAGGTTGTCATTAAAAAGGCCAGCATAAGGACGGAAATGTCGTAAAGAATGAACAACAAGTAGATGAGTCCTACATTTCTGAAAACGAGTAATTAAAGTTagttaatacaaaaaataGCATAATTGTTCATAGCCAACTTGATCATTCAAAAAGTAATTACGAATTTTGGAAAACCTTCATTCCGTATAATATCCCAGTTGCGACTAATGTCAAAACAATCACGAATACCAAGTAGACGAGAAACCACGATAGCCTACGTAAGaaggggaaatttttttatcgtgaTCACAATAGTCTAATGTAGAAATATCCTTACCAATAGACGGAGTCGTTAAGTCCCATCATCCGCAAGCCTTCCttgatctttttctctttctcaccAACGATCACTGTTAGCAAATACAAGATGAACTGTGATAGCGACAACACCATATAAAATGGAACTAGGTAGCGAAGAACAAGAAGTGAAGTTTCGTCAACGTATGGTCCTTTGGGGAATAGTTGCATCGTCATTTGTTTAAGGTAAACTGGTATTTCCACGTCCGGCATCTtcatctgtttttttgttttaatttattgataaGCAACTAATCGTTcgtgaaatgaaacaaaaacctTTAGCCACGTTCCCTCCACGAGGCTTTGTACAACTAAAAAATTGCTGAAGAAGTACGAGTTGATGGGACAACTGCCGAAAGCATTATATTCTGGATAAATCGCGCTTGAATTTGGGTTCCTGTAAAGCGTTCAAGTTCGTTCAACAACATGCTTTGCGTTCATCTtatgtgaatttatttgaatattttacctGCAAGCATCACCAGTTGCGTAGAGTCTACTAGGAAGTGCTAGTGGTGCTGTATCTGGATGATTTCGAATGGTGTAGGACCTTGTTTCCGTTAAATTTAAGTAGTTTAGTTGTTTATCTGTAAAATGTTAAGTCATCACAAATTTGTTACTCACATATTAACGGAGGGATCTCCATCAAATACTACAGCCAATTCAACCGGAATCGTCAAATTTTTGTCTGCATAGATTGCTTCTAAATCTTTCTCCGTTTCCAGGAAAACAAAGCCCAGTGGCTGGAAAGGTCCGTCCCCAGGCAGCGGGCCAGGCCAACTGAGTTCGGACCAGTAATCTTGCATGCGATCAgcgaaattttggatttcggacGTATTTGGGACAAGGTATATGGTGTAAGACGTGTTTTCTGCTCAATTTGTTTATCAGGATtgacacaaataataaaaattaatttctttggtaacaaaaaaagttggtGAATATTGATTAATTGACTAAACAATTGTACACTTACCGTTCAACTGGTTGAGCGCGAAATCGATTCCAATCGGCGTATCAGCAGGTTCAGTAAGAATGGGATTATAGTTCGGATCTGGGATCAAGGACTTTAATAGCACCAGAAAAGCCAAAAACCAAATTGGTACGACGCATTCCTGAATTGGTTAAACAAAACCATATTAATGCAAATGTTTTCTTAACGGACCTGGCAGActataatttaaatttccattAAATTCCGTCCCTCATTATGCAATAGCGATACGATATGATGTGAAAATTCAACTGGCAACTCCGATAAAATTCAGtttttgattaaaatgcacaaaatgaaacaaagtaATAGGTTTACTTACGGCAACAGTTTTTCTTCCGGATCTTTTTTTCAGTGTGATATTTCTTATAACCATAGCCTTCAATTGAGAAAATTTGCTGACtgattctttttccatttttgagaGCAGCTTTCAATCCTCTCgcccgtaaaaaaaaagtgttcgaAGTCCTTCAAGAGGGCCGGAAAATCAGAATTAGCTTAGTACAGTAAACCGTGCACTTGTAATGACAACTTTGAAATCATAACTAAATTTAGGCAGTTACATAATAGAGCAAAGGGCCTATCTTCCTATGTCCTTAATTATCTGAGTTATCTTCTGTTATCATCTCCATTTCAATATGGTAAAATGACAATCACATCAGGAACTAAGTCTATTTGATGATAAGGATACACACATCACGAGGATCAGTGACCACAAATCGATGGACTTTTAATCAGTAGCGAATACATACTTCGCACTCGACTCGGTGCACAAATACTTACTCTTACCAACTAGTCCTATAGGTACACGTGTCCAGACTCCAAAGATAATAGATGACGAAGCTTTTTTTACACATCAAATACTTACATCAAACGTAGAAATCATCTGCCGATATTAGGATCATGTTAGTATGgtaagtttaaacaaaaataaataaataaatgcctTGTCACCGTGGGACAAGGACGGACCAGAATAGCGGAAAACTTCGCAATATCGACGATTCTTCCAGAAAAACTAACAAGACGCAaaactgaaataaaatatCTAAAATTCCCCGTAATTAAATGTACTTAATTAGCCAAGTAAACGTTTGATAGGAATACCTAAGAATGAACTTATGGtcagttttacattttttcccctCAGAATCTCAGATTACAACATGTAAAAATGTGTACCAATTTAATGtacaaaaaaagttaaaccAGGAAAAAATTTTCGATGTATCGAACAAGATTTTGCATTTGAATGAAGGTAAGTCGCCAATAACTTATAGTAATACAAAGGCATCTGCCATTCCAATTTCCCaaacttttaattgaattaattggtAAAATGTTTTCGCAAGGAACTCTATATAGAGAGTAATAAACAATCCTTGAGGCCAAGCAGATTTAAGTGAGAGGtaattttgggaaaaaagcTGAAAAGTGCACAAGGTTTAACCCTTGAGCAGActagacccccccccccctccccccgaTGTCGTTGATGTTCCCGATGCGTTATGTCTATGGAACGGATGGAACGGATTTTCATTTATCGATTGCTGGAAACAGATTCATCGAAACAAAATCATCCAAAACCTGAAGTCGGGAATTAAAGAATGAGAATATTAACATCAAAGTATGGGATAGCTTAAGGTGAAATTACTTCTTTGAGAAGATGAATCGTTGGTTTAGGAACACTAATTTCAAAGTTGGTGTCGTCTCGGAGTTTAGAGTTGTCAAGCCAAAGATTTCGTCCTGAAATGTTCTCCACAGTACTAAATATGAAAAGaacgtttacaaaaaaaaagttcgtgATCCTGAAATGGTAtgcaattgatttcttttataaTAAATCTCACGCGTATGGGCTAAGTGGCGTGTTACTGATTCCAGTAGATTGACAGATCTCAGCCCATGGAGGAAGGTGTTTGTCATTGGCATCCTCTGCAGTAGTTTTCAAATCAAGCTAAATAAAgaatagaaaaggaaatgaaatttcatttttaaaggaatgaaaaaataaaaagtgtaaTTTGATATAGTAGTAAAGTGATATCTGTCGAATTTATACCTTGGCTAAAGTAGACAACATTTTCCCGACAAACTTGTACTTTATTTCAAACAAATCAGCTATGATTTCAGCTAAATCGCCTAATGTCGTATCGGCATCATCCGATACGTGAAAAACTTGACCAGATGATACTTGGTTGGAATTGCAAACGTGCCAAATGGCCCGGCAGACATCAGTTACATGAACAGTGTTGTTATGAACTTCCTGAAATAAAGTTTAGTATTATATAACGCCATCCGAGATAATCAAAACACCGTTGAAATATTCGTACGTTATGCCATAGTAATTGCAAAGTTTCTCCTAGGTGACGATAGATAGCTCCGAGGATCAGCCAAGGAGTGAGACTAACACGATCTCCTATACCATAAATGATGGCTGGTCGTAGGACGACGTAATTCAGttggtcaattttttttaattctttttccacTTCTAGTTTACACTCAGCAATTAAAGTATAAGGCTCAACTACATCTCCTTCTTGGGCTGGTTTCtagatatgaaaaaaaaaaaaaaaaaaaaaacacaaaaataaaatcaacattttttagAAAGTTAACATTCTATCAATATTGCCTTCTTTCCTGAGTAGAGATGACTGTCGGACAGCTCCACATATCGTTTGACCTTGTGTTTTGCTGCCAGTTCGGCACACCCAACACTTAAAGGAACTGTCCCTTGCTCATAGACAGCATGTGTTTGGTTATGTTTGGTTTCTGCTGCAAGATTTATAACAAAGTCCCAATCGGCAACCATGTTGTTATCATCAGTAGCGAATGCATTTTCTCTGGATACTTGGGGTgaaaaagtttaaacattAAACAAGTGGTTTGtattgtattttaaaataagttcaaACCTGTGTTTAAAAGGTTGGCACTCTTGAACTCGACAATTGAGTTGTCAAATGCCTTTAGCTGACTCTGGTTCAACCAAGCCATTGGTGGGGGAACTTTGTCAACAACTCGTACATGGCTTGCTAGTTCTTCATTgacaagaaatgaaacaagGTGTCTGCCTATAAATCCACAacctttcaaataaaaaattttgtcatttaaaaataactagaCCTTTTCCTGTGAAAAATAAtacataaaattattttaaaaagttacaCACCACCCAAGATTAATACTCGTGGTCCTACGTTCGATTTAGACATGACGACTAGAGTAGAGAAGCAACAGGTGATGAAATCTTGTTAGAGAATGAGAGCTGATTCATACAACTCCTACTGCTTGCAATGGCAGCTAGTGTAAAGAATTGTGACGAGTGGGCACCAGATGAGTCACAGTTTTAACTACGGGTATGGTTGACAATTCGTCTTTGGAAGAGTTGTGCAATGACAAATTCCTAACTCAATGACGTAACAAGAAGTTCCCTTAACCAACAATAGATAACATATAATATAAATGAAGTGAAGAAACTGCGCTGCGGTCACGCGGCTTTcaacaaaagtttgaaaagaaTACAAATGTAGTCGAAACAATTGCCACTAGGTGGAAGActggaattttcaaaattcaaaatagtcTTTCTAACCAAATCGCAGTTACTATTTTTAATCCTCTAATGTTAATCATTTTTAGTCGCCTTTAATATACTGAAATTAATGACCTTAAAAATGTGCTACTTTAAGCTGAtgcaatgtaagaaaaattgttATCACGCACACAAGACAAGCGTGCCGGAATAGGAAACCTCAAAACCTCGATTGCCGTTAAGCTTACAGACTTATGTACTTTTCCATTAACAAGCATGTACTACAGATACACTTACAAATACTTTGAATAAGATTCAATTAtatattagttttttttatacgGCAAGTTCGTCACTGCAGACAGGGCTCGTTAAATGCGATTTGTCGTGCAAAGCTAAGCACTTTATGAGGGAGACCCCACCGTCACTTTGTAGTTGAATTTCAAAACTTGACACAGCAGTATTAGGAGTAATTCTACTAACAGCT
The sequence above is drawn from the Daphnia pulicaria isolate SC F1-1A chromosome 1, SC_F0-13Bv2, whole genome shotgun sequence genome and encodes:
- the LOC124344239 gene encoding ATP-binding cassette sub-family A member 10-like, which encodes MEKESVSKFSQLKAMVIRNITLKKRSGRKTVAECVVPIWFLAFLVLLKSLIPDPNYNPILTEPADTPIGIDFALNQLNENTSYTIYLVPNTSEIQNFADRMQDYWSELSWPGPLPGDGPFQPLGFVFLETEKDLEAIYADKNLTIPVELAVVFDGDPSVNMSYTIRNHPDTAPLALPSRLYATGDACRNPNSSAIYPEYNAFGSCPINSYFFSNFLVVQSLVEGTWLKMKMPDVEIPVYLKQMTMQLFPKGPYVDETSLLVLRYLVPFYMVLSLSQFILYLLTVIVGEKEKKIKEGLRMMGLNDSVYWLSWFLVYLVFVIVLTLVATGILYGMKVFQNSNVGLIYLLFILYDISVLMLAFLMTTFFDKARVAGIFGAMAVSFLNLFYYIQVATGDATPKWLYWFLALISPTGFALGMDKALLLEITTPTGVTVDTLWAGPGLPLAGSYIMLSFDIVFYFFLAYYLDNVLPSEYGAKRAPYFFLLPSFWRKSPKTINLDGQINNGFSGYKDSAANEDIEAIPESLIGKEALKIRGLTKTFKPFGRPNLTAVNGLNLDVYEGQITAILGHNGAGKTTLFNMLTGMTAPSKGSAYLYGYDLSDSNQLEEIRRMTGVCPQHDVLFDLLTPGEHLAFYAKIRGVREDLVNDEVEKVMKDIDLTSKANTLAGKLSGGQKRKLSIGIALIGDPKIVFLDEPTAGVDPYSRRHLWTLLQKRKANKVILLTTHFMDEADLLADRKAIVSKGKLRCMGSSLFLKNRFGLGYHLTFVLNESFRDTEAIRKVVESFVASAKLNRHYGRELSYVLPRQHVSSFPPLFSKLESLVNGGEASVMGFNSYGVSMTTLEEVFLKLGEEAELAEQAEELATKTAAKKSNNVKTKRSLSSDSIPEVNTNEQETNEDNPNSTWELLNNLDVPIRESHKGQTLRALLKIRGMNMARDPMAVFFQVIMPVLFAALGIWLGTLATERTVEVKRSFTFDLYRDQLNSSALLYSETGDESGMSAFWSKFAQFNGFQLEHYSGDFPDILELNLKNKSSHWAASDTRDTYSLDTLNNTWYNGSLPDVVQNPFPYKHTRLRFNDTLIHTPPLMINSISNTLLQMNNKAENISLSVYPLPYTTPPGSGFDPGSFTSAMFIGMLFVLAPSALACEIVLDREIHAKNLLRVNGLSFGQYFGSFFIVLGSMMVTTCILILLLIFAFHLQALITPVAISLLAILYILFCPAGILFATCCSYLFKTLESTQSIFPNVSTFVGFIPFLVVIMCDMFQLGGSTDLATGLHIGFCFIDVLYIPYGILYYVNRIYYRCLLTTAIGQDPSEYCNHLAWADYMTPEIVSIFVALFIHIAVYFVLLIIIDVKHAGGSARDAFSCFTKSKSKESQIRSGDFIAEEYNGAGDSDVKAENLRVQKILYEPRNKGEETPVVLIHGLHKKYKKSGDSKRCGKGGENPATANPAVNYMSFAVQSGEVFGLLGHNGAGKTTTMKVITAEEAPTHGRVQVDGHDIVSNQSDAFQALGYCPQHDALWRNITVREHMEAYASIRGIVPSHIPRIVDLFLRGLQIEHHADKYAKNCSGGTRRKLSYALSMLGRPAIVLMDEPSTGMDPQSKRFLWNTISASFQGKRGAILTTHSMEEADALCSRLGIMVKGELRCMGTGQHLKNRYGSGYLLELKLKSLGSETSGSASLADVDSSRSERKENLTTFINSLFTSAHVQESFEDRIIFGIAQDNISSLSETFQALEEAREKLSIEEYSFSQTTLEQVFIKFAHEQEDVSE
- the LOC124348262 gene encoding uncharacterized protein LOC124348262, which translates into the protein MSKSNVGPRVLILGGCGFIGRHLVSFLVNEELASHVRVVDKVPPPMAWLNQSQLKAFDNSIVEFKSANLLNTVSRENAFATDDNNMVADWDFVINLAAETKHNQTHAVYEQGTVPLSVGCAELAAKHKVKRYVELSDSHLYSGKKKPAQEGDVVEPYTLIAECKLEVEKELKKIDQLNYVVLRPAIIYGIGDRVSLTPWLILGAIYRHLGETLQLLWHNEVHNNTVHVTDVCRAIWHVCNSNQVSSGQVFHVSDDADTTLGDLAEIIADLFEIKYKFVGKMLSTLAKLDLKTTAEDANDKHLPPWAEICQSTGISNTPLSPYATVENISGRNLWLDNSKLRDDTNFEISVPKPTIHLLKEVLDDFVSMNLFPAIDK